In a single window of the Streptomyces sp. NBC_00094 genome:
- a CDS encoding MerR family transcriptional regulator translates to MRHYHKLGLVAEPERDSSGYRRYGSGELLQLVQVRTLAVAGVPLAEIGPMLGAGAEQFGAALADGDRALLPDRACAILDRMPGLGFSPDYVAAQREALVLARALVPEGFDGFLTQLEHGLGDPEYIDLTKRGREAETWEPDDPRIEELATAMANRYLANPALLGDHSSLQAWAKASAQYKLINNHREGHAPISARLIALTETKLRSAGVPVPHR, encoded by the coding sequence GTGCGGCACTACCACAAGCTCGGCCTGGTCGCGGAGCCGGAACGTGACAGCTCCGGCTATCGGCGGTACGGATCCGGCGAGTTGCTGCAGCTGGTGCAGGTACGGACGTTGGCCGTGGCGGGCGTGCCGCTGGCCGAGATCGGGCCCATGCTCGGCGCCGGCGCCGAGCAGTTCGGCGCCGCGCTCGCCGACGGCGACCGGGCCCTGCTGCCCGACCGCGCCTGCGCGATCCTGGACCGGATGCCCGGCCTCGGCTTCAGTCCCGACTATGTGGCCGCGCAACGCGAGGCCCTGGTACTGGCCCGGGCGCTGGTGCCGGAGGGCTTCGACGGCTTCCTGACCCAGCTCGAACACGGGCTGGGCGACCCCGAGTACATCGACCTGACCAAGCGCGGCCGGGAGGCCGAGACCTGGGAACCGGACGACCCGAGGATCGAAGAACTCGCGACGGCCATGGCCAACCGATACCTCGCGAACCCCGCGCTCCTGGGGGATCACTCCAGCCTGCAGGCATGGGCCAAGGCTTCCGCCCAGTACAAGCTGATCAACAACCACCGTGAGGGCCATGCACCGATCTCAGCCCGGCTGATCGCGCTCACCGAGACCAAACTCCGCTCGGCAGGCGTACCTGTCCCCCACCGATGA
- a CDS encoding LAETG motif-containing sortase-dependent surface protein, giving the protein MDDSYPPHPTAPGHPYPPKPHHPYPPKPPKPHHPDKPDHGNHPHDPHLADTGDDNSKLIFGGAAAALVAAGAGTMLVVRRRRHS; this is encoded by the coding sequence ATGGACGACTCCTACCCACCTCATCCGACGGCGCCGGGGCATCCCTACCCGCCGAAGCCGCACCATCCTTACCCGCCGAAGCCACCGAAGCCGCACCACCCGGACAAGCCGGATCACGGGAACCACCCGCACGATCCTCACCTCGCGGACACCGGTGACGACAACAGCAAGCTGATTTTCGGTGGTGCCGCGGCCGCTCTGGTCGCGGCAGGTGCCGGCACCATGCTCGTCGTGCGCCGCCGTCGCCACTCATGA
- a CDS encoding DUF4012 domain-containing protein, which produces MRRRIHGPLARKALLAAAVLPPAAAAWIVATGWLAANELRAAHHDLNALRESVAASTSTGPSHAPAVAAGSAAEPDQERLLRSAAAHAARAHDLTTGPAWYTASQLPFLGRPFETVRGIANASHRLAGDVLPPLVRAVPRLSADAHASGVPHALLELEGEAPAFARAARVAAKVRDDTTRLPRSSWLPAADRGRAQLSDQLDRLVPGTRDAAVAASVMPSMLGAHGPRRYFLAFQNTAEARGTGGLPGAFAVLRADRGRLSFERFGNNTELDGIRAYVNLGAEFADRYGNNEPGSAWANSNMSPHFPYAARMWSAYWRAHTGQRIDGAIAIDPGTLSLLLRVTGPARLPDGTALTADNVMDLTERTSYAMYADTAERKAFFVEAARAAAERLMGAVEDPKLLPALLNAVRDVQQEGRMQVWSADPAEEQLLAQGAFGGTLPDTPGPFAGLVVNNAAGTKLDYYLDRSLVWAPGACTDTGRSVTATVTLTNRAPTSGLPEYVTQRVDAPPYRTLPGDNRLLVDYYAGQGATLEHATLDGRRVELIPGVERGHPVYTLDLELPRQSSRTLVLHLREPEADRAPTILRQALVTPLQATVKQAAPCPA; this is translated from the coding sequence GTGCGTCGGCGCATCCACGGCCCTCTGGCCAGGAAGGCACTGCTTGCCGCCGCCGTTCTTCCCCCGGCGGCGGCCGCCTGGATCGTTGCCACGGGCTGGCTCGCCGCCAACGAGCTCCGCGCCGCCCACCACGACCTGAACGCGCTCCGAGAGTCGGTCGCGGCCTCGACGTCAACGGGGCCCAGCCACGCCCCTGCGGTCGCCGCAGGGTCGGCCGCCGAGCCCGATCAGGAGCGATTGCTGCGTTCGGCGGCAGCGCATGCCGCACGCGCACACGACCTCACCACGGGACCGGCCTGGTACACCGCCTCCCAACTGCCCTTCCTCGGACGGCCCTTCGAGACCGTGCGCGGCATCGCCAACGCCTCGCACAGGCTGGCCGGAGACGTCCTGCCGCCGCTGGTGCGAGCCGTCCCCCGACTCTCGGCGGACGCTCACGCAAGCGGCGTCCCACATGCTCTCCTGGAGCTGGAGGGCGAGGCACCCGCGTTCGCCCGAGCCGCGCGTGTCGCGGCCAAGGTGCGGGACGACACCACCCGTCTCCCCCGCTCCAGCTGGCTGCCGGCGGCCGACCGTGGCCGGGCGCAGCTGTCGGATCAGCTCGACCGTCTCGTCCCGGGGACGCGCGACGCCGCCGTCGCGGCCAGCGTGATGCCGTCGATGCTCGGGGCGCACGGGCCACGGCGCTACTTCCTCGCCTTCCAGAACACGGCCGAAGCCCGGGGCACCGGCGGCCTCCCGGGAGCCTTCGCCGTGCTGCGGGCCGACCGTGGCCGGCTCTCCTTCGAGCGCTTCGGCAACAACACCGAGCTGGACGGCATCCGCGCGTATGTGAACCTCGGAGCCGAGTTCGCCGACCGGTACGGGAACAACGAGCCTGGCAGCGCCTGGGCGAACTCCAACATGAGCCCGCATTTCCCGTACGCGGCCCGCATGTGGTCCGCGTACTGGCGCGCGCACACCGGCCAGCGCATCGACGGCGCGATCGCCATCGACCCCGGCACGCTGAGCCTTCTTCTCCGCGTCACCGGGCCGGCCCGTCTGCCCGACGGCACCGCCCTCACCGCTGACAACGTCATGGACCTCACCGAGCGGACCAGCTACGCGATGTACGCGGACACCGCCGAGCGCAAGGCGTTCTTCGTCGAGGCCGCGCGGGCGGCCGCCGAGCGGCTGATGGGTGCGGTCGAGGACCCGAAGCTGCTCCCCGCACTTCTGAACGCCGTCCGCGATGTTCAGCAGGAAGGCCGTATGCAGGTGTGGAGCGCGGACCCGGCCGAGGAGCAGCTACTGGCGCAGGGGGCCTTCGGAGGCACACTCCCCGACACACCCGGCCCCTTCGCAGGGCTCGTGGTGAACAACGCGGCCGGCACCAAACTGGACTACTACCTGGACCGAAGCCTCGTCTGGGCGCCGGGTGCATGCACGGACACCGGCCGATCGGTCACCGCGACTGTGACGCTCACCAATCGGGCGCCGACCTCGGGCCTGCCCGAGTACGTCACTCAACGGGTCGACGCCCCGCCCTACCGGACGCTCCCTGGCGACAACCGGCTGCTGGTCGATTACTACGCCGGCCAGGGAGCGACCCTGGAGCACGCCACGCTGGACGGCCGCCGGGTCGAACTGATCCCCGGCGTCGAACGCGGCCACCCGGTCTACACACTCGACCTTGAGCTGCCCCGGCAGTCCAGCCGCACGCTGGTGCTGCACCTCCGCGAGCCCGAAGCGGACCGCGCCCCGACGATTCTCCGGCAAGCCCTGGTGACGCCGCTGCAGGCCACGGTGAAGCAAGCCGCTCCATGCCCTGCCTGA
- a CDS encoding glycosyltransferase family 4 protein, which produces MRQEKAEKGGCPLGLPAAAVGAEGAADSGEEAESALGSAARGLHIVLVAYGCDPTRGSEPAVGWGWAETLAGRGHTVEVLTHPDRDNERQIRRRVAELGEVGKRIKPHVIPVPDLPSWAAALPGFVRDSAREFLRYNGWQRRALAHARSHGLDGADLVHHVSYVSLQGGCALYRLGPPLVFGPVGGGQTAPHSHRRYLGPAYLQEVVRTLRVRYLGRRPLCRATLREAAAVLVTNWDTDRRARRMGRTDTRLMLADGIHDSVILEPLEAQPVRSALHPPTILWVGGLTAHKAPELALRAMAHVRSEHPGARLVFFGDGPLRLSLERLARRLGVGESVDFRGEVPWTELRTAYDAADVFLMTSLRDSFGTQSLEAWARGLPVVHIGHQGIGDFSAPGGAVSVPLGDPADLPQRLAGALSAVLGDDRTRHGMRGAALAWARKHTWTAKAEAAEELYRQVLSTGRPPATASAEDRPEGGVAEAAALSATT; this is translated from the coding sequence ATGCGCCAGGAAAAGGCAGAGAAAGGGGGATGTCCCCTCGGCCTCCCCGCTGCGGCGGTGGGCGCCGAGGGCGCTGCCGACAGCGGAGAAGAGGCAGAGTCAGCGCTCGGCAGTGCGGCACGCGGGCTGCACATCGTCCTGGTCGCGTACGGCTGCGATCCCACGCGTGGCAGTGAACCGGCCGTGGGGTGGGGCTGGGCCGAAACGCTTGCGGGACGTGGCCACACCGTAGAGGTTCTGACCCACCCCGACCGGGACAACGAGCGCCAGATCAGGCGTCGGGTGGCGGAGCTGGGGGAGGTGGGGAAGCGGATCAAGCCGCACGTCATCCCGGTGCCGGATCTCCCGTCCTGGGCTGCTGCGCTGCCGGGCTTCGTGCGTGACAGCGCCCGGGAGTTCCTGCGCTACAACGGCTGGCAGCGCCGGGCCTTGGCCCATGCGCGGAGCCACGGGCTCGACGGGGCCGACCTCGTGCACCACGTCTCGTACGTATCCCTGCAGGGTGGTTGTGCGCTGTACCGCTTGGGACCGCCTTTGGTGTTCGGCCCCGTCGGCGGTGGTCAGACTGCACCGCACAGCCACCGGCGATACCTGGGCCCGGCGTATCTGCAGGAAGTGGTGCGGACCTTGCGGGTTCGCTACCTGGGCCGTCGGCCGTTGTGCCGTGCGACGCTTCGCGAGGCGGCGGCTGTACTGGTCACCAACTGGGACACGGACCGGCGGGCTCGCCGTATGGGCCGCACTGATACACGTCTGATGCTGGCCGACGGCATCCACGATTCGGTGATCCTGGAGCCGCTGGAGGCTCAGCCGGTCCGGTCCGCACTTCACCCGCCGACCATTCTGTGGGTGGGCGGGCTGACGGCGCACAAGGCGCCGGAGCTGGCGCTGCGGGCGATGGCGCATGTCCGGTCGGAACATCCGGGGGCGCGCCTCGTATTCTTCGGCGACGGGCCGCTGCGGCTCTCCCTGGAGCGACTCGCGCGACGTCTGGGGGTGGGCGAGTCCGTCGACTTCCGTGGTGAGGTGCCCTGGACAGAGCTCCGCACGGCCTACGACGCCGCCGACGTCTTTCTGATGACCAGCCTGCGGGACTCGTTCGGCACCCAGTCACTGGAAGCATGGGCGAGAGGCTTGCCCGTGGTCCATATCGGTCACCAAGGCATCGGTGATTTCTCGGCCCCCGGCGGCGCGGTCTCCGTGCCGCTCGGCGACCCCGCCGATCTGCCGCAACGCCTCGCGGGCGCGCTCAGCGCCGTGCTCGGCGATGATCGAACACGCCACGGCATGCGCGGAGCGGCGTTGGCGTGGGCGCGGAAGCACACATGGACGGCGAAGGCCGAAGCCGCCGAAGAGCTCTATCGCCAGGTCCTGTCCACCGGAAGGCCGCCTGCCACGGCCTCTGCCGAAGACCGTCCCGAGGGGGGCGTGGCCGAGGCCGCCGCCCTCTCGGCGACCACCTGA
- a CDS encoding glycosyltransferase family 4 protein, with product MTVLRVAVVHSFYSSGQPSGENEAVRDQVRALRSAGHEVAVMAAHTDELARGRLYPVRATATVATGRGRTPIAELRAFAPDLVHVHNLFPNFARGWVRAWNGPLVATLHNYRPLCAGATLYRAGAPCTSCLDGDRWAGVRHGCYRDSRLATAPLAWANRRGATGDPLLRRADRLVVLSELSRRMYLQAGIAADRIAMIPNFVDEPDLGTDGASDGRWVFAGRLSAEKGALDLLRRWPESEPLDIIGDGELLDRARATAPSSVRFLGRLDRAELRRRLPSYLGLVFPSRCLEGAPLVQVEALAAGLPILAFDGSSVAESVRSLGTGAAVGWEEPLPPVLADAAERFPALRAHCRRVFDTYFTEHAWLRQVERLYHDALGVSPLVR from the coding sequence ATGACCGTGTTGCGGGTCGCCGTCGTCCACAGCTTCTACTCGTCCGGACAGCCCAGCGGCGAGAACGAGGCCGTGCGCGACCAGGTTCGCGCCCTGCGTTCCGCCGGACACGAAGTGGCCGTCATGGCCGCCCACACCGACGAGCTGGCCCGTGGCCGCCTCTACCCGGTGCGGGCGACCGCGACCGTCGCCACCGGCAGGGGCCGGACCCCGATCGCCGAACTGCGGGCCTTCGCCCCTGATCTGGTGCACGTCCACAACCTCTTTCCGAACTTCGCCCGCGGCTGGGTGCGTGCGTGGAACGGCCCATTGGTCGCCACCCTGCACAACTACCGTCCCCTGTGTGCCGGCGCGACCCTGTACCGCGCCGGCGCCCCTTGCACCAGTTGCCTCGACGGTGACCGCTGGGCGGGTGTCCGGCACGGCTGCTACCGCGACTCCCGGCTCGCCACCGCACCTCTGGCCTGGGCCAACAGGAGGGGGGCGACGGGCGATCCGCTGCTTCGCCGCGCCGACCGACTGGTCGTGCTCTCCGAACTCAGTCGCAGGATGTACCTCCAGGCAGGGATCGCCGCCGACCGCATCGCGATGATCCCCAATTTCGTCGACGAGCCCGACCTCGGCACTGACGGTGCATCAGACGGGCGATGGGTCTTCGCCGGTCGACTCAGCGCGGAGAAGGGCGCCCTGGACCTGCTCCGTCGCTGGCCGGAGTCCGAGCCGCTGGACATCATCGGCGACGGCGAACTCCTCGACCGGGCCCGGGCCACGGCACCCTCGTCGGTGCGGTTCCTCGGCCGACTGGACCGCGCGGAGCTGCGCCGACGGCTGCCTTCGTACCTCGGCCTCGTCTTCCCCAGCCGCTGCCTGGAGGGCGCCCCTCTGGTGCAGGTCGAGGCGCTGGCTGCCGGGCTGCCCATCCTCGCCTTCGACGGTTCGTCGGTCGCCGAGTCCGTTCGATCCCTCGGGACCGGTGCGGCCGTCGGCTGGGAGGAACCGCTGCCACCCGTCCTGGCCGACGCAGCCGAACGGTTCCCCGCCCTGCGTGCGCACTGCCGCCGTGTCTTCGACACGTACTTCACCGAACACGCCTGGCTCCGGCAGGTCGAGCGGCTCTATCACGACGCGCTGGGTGTCAGCCCGCTCGTCCGGTGA
- a CDS encoding oligosaccharide flippase family protein yields MPPRHLSPFALTVSAVRTARGTHRDMGEPLSKDTAAPEARTTLVALGWNYASAIAATVLQLCYTAYTARVVLPESFGAFAAAAAATTVLGYVAGAGLATYLLRAEELTRQTVRCAYRVSMLSGVLCCAVSQAVAPLAAAVWGLPEVAPMVQLYGVYFLTQPASQVAVAALRRLDQARFCAVTETVAQFAGMVVGAGLLGLGWSPYGLVVAQVMTPSVTLAVAAVWLARLPLADGPHVPPREMLRISGAFAGYGMIQMTAADVTLLAVTRFLGPAAAGQFSRTTLAVGLPVAVLCQSLRRAVMPSLARINGGGRRLGTVLPDVLSATSAVAFATFGVLAGVGPAALALLLGPGWEAAGALVPVLAAGAPLVLLCQVSYAADEIRREMGSLLQTQLLVLAATVVFVGLAVVAGQGMALVAVAASVAAGVGHLEQLVRWHRTGLCHMSAIVRPYAVHAAVGAALYGSGYLAAGYGNGPLARVAHGLLGMVPVALVCVVLRRRLPLYAAAVSRGLITGRAG; encoded by the coding sequence GTGCCGCCCCGCCACCTGTCGCCCTTCGCCCTGACGGTTTCCGCGGTCCGCACCGCCCGCGGCACGCACCGAGACATGGGGGAGCCCTTGTCCAAAGACACCGCAGCACCCGAGGCGCGCACCACACTGGTCGCCCTGGGCTGGAACTACGCCTCGGCGATCGCCGCCACGGTGCTCCAGCTCTGCTACACCGCCTACACCGCTCGCGTGGTTCTTCCCGAGAGCTTCGGTGCCTTCGCCGCAGCCGCCGCGGCCACCACCGTGCTCGGGTACGTCGCCGGAGCGGGACTTGCCACCTATCTGCTGCGTGCCGAGGAGCTGACCCGGCAGACCGTCCGGTGCGCGTACCGCGTCTCCATGTTGAGCGGTGTGCTCTGCTGTGCTGTGAGCCAGGCGGTGGCGCCGCTGGCGGCCGCCGTGTGGGGGCTACCGGAGGTTGCTCCGATGGTGCAGCTCTACGGCGTGTACTTCCTCACCCAGCCGGCCTCGCAGGTGGCCGTCGCGGCGCTGCGCCGCCTGGATCAGGCGCGGTTCTGTGCTGTCACCGAGACCGTGGCCCAGTTCGCCGGCATGGTGGTCGGCGCCGGCCTGCTGGGTCTCGGCTGGAGTCCGTACGGACTGGTGGTCGCCCAGGTGATGACCCCCTCGGTGACGCTCGCGGTGGCCGCGGTGTGGCTGGCACGCCTGCCGCTCGCGGACGGTCCCCACGTGCCGCCTCGCGAGATGCTCCGCATCTCCGGAGCCTTCGCCGGCTACGGAATGATCCAGATGACGGCGGCTGATGTCACCCTGTTGGCCGTCACCCGGTTCCTCGGACCGGCCGCAGCGGGTCAGTTCTCCCGCACGACGCTCGCGGTGGGCCTGCCGGTCGCGGTGCTGTGCCAGAGCCTGAGGCGTGCTGTCATGCCCTCACTGGCCCGCATCAACGGAGGAGGACGGAGGCTCGGCACGGTGCTGCCCGATGTGCTCAGCGCGACCTCTGCGGTCGCGTTCGCCACTTTCGGCGTGCTGGCGGGGGTGGGCCCGGCCGCGCTGGCCCTCCTGCTCGGGCCCGGATGGGAAGCGGCGGGTGCGCTGGTGCCGGTCCTGGCGGCAGGCGCCCCGCTTGTTCTGCTCTGCCAGGTCAGCTATGCCGCGGACGAGATCCGCAGGGAGATGGGCAGCTTGCTGCAGACCCAACTGCTCGTACTGGCGGCCACGGTGGTCTTCGTGGGGCTGGCGGTGGTGGCCGGCCAGGGCATGGCGCTCGTCGCCGTGGCGGCGTCCGTCGCGGCCGGCGTCGGGCATCTGGAGCAACTCGTCCGCTGGCACCGGACAGGGCTGTGCCATATGTCGGCGATCGTCCGGCCGTATGCCGTCCATGCGGCCGTCGGCGCCGCGCTGTACGGCAGCGGGTATCTGGCGGCGGGCTACGGCAACGGGCCGCTGGCCCGGGTCGCGCATGGTCTGCTGGGCATGGTTCCGGTGGCTTTGGTGTGCGTCGTGCTGCGCCGCAGGCTCCCGTTGTACGCGGCGGCCGTCTCCCGCGGACTGATCACCGGACGAGCGGGCTGA
- a CDS encoding polysaccharide biosynthesis tyrosine autokinase, giving the protein MSFVAVVALASAWTSEESPLLLLRWLRAAAVVAAIGYLVTVVLVGPGNGVLYPGRLFGEVIWIGMVAAVPLAERSRWGWLAPCLLVIADILSLSRTSAAVCLVLVLGVVLKGRGRGEFRRAALLATVVAAAAYVLVDWYRPLQDRFTQNDRQTFAGLEIGTSGRSWLWETTWASIEEAPWLGHGIGSVERVVGHPHNDYLRLWHDLGLLGLVLWTLVILVIGRGVYRRRRAAANDDDWAIHQAALLAVVGLSLNVATSNLLVYLFVMMPVAVVIGTSMGRSGSDLNPRQRHPSSSPPKGCTLDLRGFLKALRLRWISITALALLGLGAGIAFTSFSTPQYRATSQIFVSARTTSDITELNAGNAFSQARVESYADIITSPRIAELVVKRLRLPIAPARLAENISAEVKLGTVLIDITVTDPKPSLAARIANTVADEASRQLVKLETPLGEETSPVTIGVTREAEPPTTPISPRPLLNALVGLFAGLLAGVGLAALRDTLDTTLHTGSAMAEATGLAVLGAIPYDKEAPDKPLVSGPAAHGARAEAFRLVRTNLQFAQVDHRPRVIMVTSPLPGEGKTNTATNLALSLAETGARICLVDADLRNPCVAKTFGLVQGAGLTSVLIGAATAHDVLQQVGEQGLNVLASGPIPPNPAELLASDRMRQILKDLAEDFDTVVVDSAPLLPVADTVGLAPIVDGTVLVVRARRTPAERVKAAIDALHSVSAPVLGSVLSMAQLTGNGYGYGYGYGELPSGSEDALVPPQKAEADAIGTAK; this is encoded by the coding sequence TTGTCCTTCGTCGCCGTGGTCGCTCTGGCCTCCGCGTGGACCTCGGAGGAGTCGCCTCTGCTGCTCCTGCGCTGGCTGCGCGCCGCGGCCGTGGTGGCCGCCATCGGCTATCTGGTGACGGTGGTTCTGGTCGGGCCGGGGAACGGCGTCCTCTATCCCGGGCGTCTGTTCGGTGAGGTCATCTGGATCGGGATGGTCGCCGCCGTGCCGCTGGCGGAGCGTTCGCGCTGGGGTTGGCTCGCGCCGTGCCTGCTGGTGATCGCCGACATCCTGTCCCTGTCCCGGACGTCCGCCGCCGTGTGTCTGGTGCTGGTCCTCGGGGTGGTGCTCAAGGGCCGCGGTCGGGGTGAGTTCCGTCGGGCCGCCCTGCTCGCCACGGTGGTCGCAGCTGCGGCGTACGTCCTCGTGGACTGGTACCGGCCGCTGCAGGACCGCTTCACCCAGAACGACAGGCAGACCTTCGCAGGGCTGGAGATCGGCACCTCGGGCCGTTCGTGGCTCTGGGAGACCACCTGGGCCTCCATCGAGGAGGCTCCGTGGCTCGGCCACGGCATCGGCAGCGTGGAACGCGTTGTCGGCCATCCGCACAACGACTATCTGAGGCTGTGGCACGACCTCGGACTGCTCGGGCTCGTCCTGTGGACGCTGGTGATCCTCGTGATCGGCCGCGGGGTGTACCGCCGCAGACGCGCCGCGGCGAACGACGACGACTGGGCGATCCACCAGGCCGCCCTGCTCGCCGTCGTGGGGCTGAGCCTCAATGTCGCCACCTCCAACCTGCTCGTCTACCTGTTCGTGATGATGCCGGTCGCGGTGGTCATCGGTACCAGCATGGGTCGGTCCGGGAGCGACCTGAATCCCCGTCAAAGACACCCAAGTTCCTCACCTCCGAAGGGGTGCACGTTGGATCTGCGTGGTTTCCTCAAGGCCCTGCGACTGCGGTGGATCTCCATCACCGCTCTCGCTCTCCTCGGCCTCGGCGCCGGAATCGCCTTCACCTCGTTCTCGACTCCCCAGTACCGCGCCACCAGTCAGATCTTCGTCTCCGCCCGAACCACGTCGGACATCACGGAGCTCAATGCGGGCAACGCGTTCTCGCAGGCCCGGGTGGAGTCCTACGCCGACATCATCACCAGCCCCCGGATCGCCGAACTCGTCGTCAAGCGGCTCAGGCTGCCGATTGCGCCGGCCCGGCTGGCCGAGAACATCAGCGCCGAGGTCAAGCTCGGCACGGTGCTCATCGACATCACCGTCACCGACCCCAAGCCGTCGCTGGCCGCACGGATCGCCAACACCGTCGCGGACGAGGCGAGCAGGCAACTGGTCAAGCTCGAGACACCGCTCGGGGAGGAGACCTCCCCCGTGACCATCGGCGTCACGCGCGAGGCCGAGCCGCCCACCACTCCGATCAGTCCGAGGCCCCTGCTCAACGCCTTGGTCGGACTGTTCGCAGGGCTTCTCGCCGGCGTCGGCCTCGCCGCACTGCGTGACACCCTCGACACGACCCTGCACACCGGCTCCGCGATGGCCGAGGCGACCGGACTGGCGGTATTGGGCGCCATCCCGTACGACAAGGAAGCGCCGGACAAGCCACTCGTATCCGGCCCTGCGGCCCACGGTGCCCGCGCCGAAGCCTTCCGACTGGTGCGCACCAACCTGCAGTTCGCCCAGGTCGACCACAGGCCACGGGTGATCATGGTGACCAGCCCGCTGCCGGGCGAGGGCAAGACCAACACCGCCACCAACCTCGCGCTCTCCCTGGCCGAGACGGGTGCCAGAATCTGTCTGGTCGACGCCGACCTGCGCAACCCATGTGTCGCCAAGACCTTCGGACTCGTCCAGGGCGCCGGTCTCACCAGCGTGCTCATCGGCGCGGCGACCGCCCACGACGTGCTGCAGCAGGTCGGGGAGCAGGGCCTCAACGTGCTCGCTTCGGGGCCGATTCCGCCGAACCCGGCAGAGCTGCTCGCCTCCGACCGGATGCGGCAGATCCTCAAGGACCTCGCCGAGGACTTCGACACCGTCGTCGTGGACAGCGCCCCCCTGCTGCCCGTCGCCGACACCGTGGGGCTCGCCCCGATCGTCGACGGAACGGTCCTCGTGGTGCGAGCCCGGCGCACTCCGGCCGAGCGTGTGAAAGCCGCGATCGACGCCCTGCACTCGGTGAGCGCACCGGTCCTCGGCAGCGTGTTGAGCATGGCCCAGCTGACTGGCAATGGGTACGGATACGGGTATGGATACGGGGAGCTTCCCTCCGGCTCGGAGGACGCTCTCGTACCACCTCAGAAGGCGGAAGCCGACGCGATCGGAACCGCGAAGTGA
- a CDS encoding low molecular weight phosphatase family protein, giving the protein MTVFTVLFVCTGNLYRSPIAERLLPVHLGAAARGFRIASAGTAARPGAPMSPRSAAVIEDLGGRAAGFTARRLSAELIDSADVVLGLAREHREAAVHLRPAALRRCFTLEEFVRLTGGGRLAGGAGDVVACAAAARGRTAPVAPESDDVEDPDGRPPAELRDCAARIDRALRQVAAALTAGQDLLLSG; this is encoded by the coding sequence GTGACCGTGTTCACGGTGCTGTTCGTCTGCACCGGCAACCTGTACCGATCGCCGATCGCCGAACGGCTGCTCCCCGTGCATCTGGGCGCGGCCGCGCGTGGGTTCCGGATCGCCAGCGCCGGAACGGCGGCGCGACCGGGGGCTCCGATGAGCCCCCGGAGCGCGGCCGTGATCGAGGACCTCGGCGGCCGGGCGGCCGGATTCACGGCCCGACGACTGTCGGCCGAGCTGATCGACTCGGCCGACGTGGTGCTGGGGCTCGCGCGGGAGCACCGCGAGGCCGCGGTACACCTGCGGCCTGCGGCGCTGCGGCGCTGTTTCACGCTCGAGGAGTTCGTGCGCCTCACGGGTGGAGGGCGTCTCGCCGGCGGTGCCGGGGACGTGGTGGCCTGCGCTGCCGCGGCCCGCGGCAGGACCGCCCCCGTGGCACCGGAGTCGGACGACGTCGAGGACCCCGACGGCCGCCCCCCCGCCGAATTGCGCGACTGCGCCGCTCGGATCGACCGGGCGCTGCGCCAGGTGGCGGCAGCGCTCACGGCTGGTCAGGACCTGCTGCTGAGCGGTTGA